The following are encoded in a window of Fibrobacter sp. UWR4 genomic DNA:
- a CDS encoding TraB/GumN family protein: protein MTENADIYRIKKDNREIILVGTAHISQASKELVRQTIETEAPDTVCVELDEGRLASIKDPDRWKKTDLRQIIKNKQLGTLIANLVLGSYQKRMGDQTGVKPGAELKEAVDVAEAAGHELVLADRDIKITLKRTWACTPWYRKMSLLGGLFGSIFDKTEVSEEELAKIKEQDALNSMMQEFGKTFPEVKQVLIDERDQFLASKIKNAPGDKIVAVVGAGHMRGIASIIEEDKELPSEESICLIPKGAPIWKIIGWAIPIAIIASIIAVGVHAGAEKAGALSLQWAMLTGGGAMLGTIIAGGHPLTILVALVAAPFTGLTPLIGVGFFTALTQVYMRPPRVSEMETLSDDIWQVKRWWKNRVTRVILCFLCPGIPAIVGKILAIFNIYQAL, encoded by the coding sequence ATGACCGAAAACGCAGACATTTACCGAATCAAGAAAGACAACCGCGAAATTATTCTCGTGGGTACGGCCCACATCTCGCAGGCATCCAAGGAACTGGTTCGGCAGACCATCGAAACTGAAGCACCGGATACCGTCTGTGTTGAACTTGACGAAGGCCGTCTCGCTTCCATCAAGGACCCGGACCGCTGGAAAAAGACCGATTTACGCCAAATTATCAAGAACAAGCAGTTGGGGACCCTCATCGCCAACTTGGTACTGGGTTCCTACCAGAAGCGTATGGGCGACCAAACCGGGGTAAAGCCCGGAGCGGAACTGAAGGAAGCCGTAGACGTAGCCGAGGCCGCCGGTCACGAACTGGTCTTGGCAGACCGCGACATCAAGATCACCCTGAAACGCACCTGGGCATGCACCCCCTGGTACCGCAAGATGTCCCTCCTGGGAGGACTTTTCGGAAGCATTTTTGACAAGACCGAAGTCAGCGAAGAAGAGCTGGCCAAGATCAAGGAACAGGATGCGCTGAACTCCATGATGCAGGAGTTCGGCAAGACCTTCCCCGAAGTAAAGCAGGTTCTCATCGACGAGCGCGACCAGTTCCTGGCAAGCAAGATCAAGAACGCCCCTGGTGACAAGATCGTAGCCGTGGTCGGCGCAGGCCACATGCGCGGCATCGCAAGCATTATTGAAGAAGACAAGGAACTTCCGTCCGAGGAATCCATCTGTCTCATCCCCAAGGGAGCCCCCATCTGGAAGATTATAGGCTGGGCCATTCCCATCGCCATTATCGCAAGCATTATTGCCGTTGGCGTACACGCCGGTGCCGAAAAGGCTGGCGCACTTTCCCTCCAGTGGGCAATGCTCACCGGCGGCGGAGCCATGCTGGGAACGATTATCGCAGGCGGCCACCCATTGACAATTCTTGTAGCGCTGGTCGCAGCACCCTTTACGGGTCTTACGCCGCTTATTGGCGTCGGTTTCTTTACAGCCCTCACCCAGGTTTACATGCGGCCGCCCCGCGTTTCCGAAATGGAAACGCTCTCCGATGATATCTGGCAGGTGAAGCGTTGGTGGAAGAACCGTGTCACCCGAGTGATTCTCTGCTTCCTGTGCCCAGGCATTCCCGCCATCGTCGGAAAGATTCTCGCTATATTCAACATTTACCAGGCCCTTTAA
- a CDS encoding polysaccharide lyase family 1 protein: MKNLTKIAAGVVLGTLFATSAMAYGPALPLSGWATQNGGTTGGANYGTVTVDNVNDLKSYAKAGNKTIYIKPGTYAGTIEVGSNVTLYGYPGVVITQPSKGSGIKISGSKNVIIRNVSVQGVGAVDEDDEDCLQINHESKNVWIDHVHVYDGHDGNMDIVNQSDYITVSWSKFTYTSKSKNHQFSNLFGNSDSKTADANALKITAHHNWWGDGVKERMPRVRFGQVHVVNNLYTSSAASYCVRAGMKANIRVENNVFIGVKNPLDYNNQSKEDAKVSMIGNYYEKTSGNTTGQGTAFTPAYKMSITDVSTQAKAYALRDSIQAYAGPTLPAPGSSEVTPMSSSATPKSSSSVVVPVASSSSVKSSSSSAKSSSSTAPVTGEATLTKHGVGSSTQTVAAGAAIDEFYFTIAGATGATVKGLPEGVSGTLKGSDFYISGTVSANAPAGDYKWTITTTGGNNTATKSGTFTVTNDSAPAASSSSVTPESSSASVPASSSDVQPASSSTPENEPVIESSSSAEEPSVESSSSVEEDQAIRQVAAINFKVSITGLTLVVHGAAGSTLHIMDMQGRHIFGRYIQTNNFDVTLPHAGSYLVRVGKTTKRISLK, encoded by the coding sequence ATGAAAAATTTGACTAAAATCGCAGCAGGCGTGGTTCTGGGAACCCTCTTCGCAACTTCAGCCATGGCCTATGGCCCCGCACTTCCGCTAAGCGGTTGGGCAACACAGAACGGCGGCACCACTGGTGGAGCCAACTACGGCACTGTCACCGTGGACAATGTGAACGACCTGAAGTCTTACGCCAAGGCCGGCAACAAGACCATCTACATCAAGCCGGGTACTTACGCAGGAACCATCGAAGTGGGCAGCAACGTCACCCTCTACGGCTATCCGGGCGTCGTCATTACCCAGCCTTCCAAGGGCAGCGGCATCAAGATTTCCGGTTCCAAGAACGTCATCATCCGTAACGTTTCCGTACAGGGTGTAGGCGCCGTGGACGAAGATGACGAAGACTGCCTCCAGATCAACCACGAATCCAAGAACGTGTGGATCGACCACGTCCATGTCTACGACGGTCACGACGGAAACATGGATATCGTGAACCAGTCCGACTACATTACCGTTTCCTGGAGCAAGTTCACCTACACTTCCAAGTCTAAGAACCATCAGTTTTCCAACCTCTTCGGCAATAGCGACTCCAAGACTGCAGACGCAAACGCCCTGAAGATTACAGCACATCATAACTGGTGGGGCGACGGTGTGAAGGAACGCATGCCCCGAGTTCGTTTCGGTCAGGTTCATGTGGTGAACAACCTCTATACCAGCAGCGCCGCCAGCTATTGCGTCCGCGCCGGCATGAAGGCAAACATCCGCGTGGAAAACAATGTGTTCATCGGCGTCAAGAATCCCCTGGATTACAACAATCAGTCCAAGGAAGATGCCAAGGTATCCATGATTGGAAACTACTACGAAAAGACTTCCGGAAACACCACGGGCCAGGGCACCGCTTTTACCCCGGCTTACAAGATGAGCATTACCGACGTCAGTACCCAGGCAAAGGCCTACGCTCTCCGCGATTCCATCCAGGCATACGCAGGCCCCACCCTCCCCGCTCCGGGTTCTAGTGAAGTCACCCCCATGTCCTCTAGCGCAACGCCTAAGAGTTCCTCCTCCGTTGTCGTTCCCGTCGCAAGTTCCAGCTCTGTAAAGTCCTCCAGCTCCAGCGCAAAGTCTTCCAGTTCCACCGCTCCCGTTACTGGCGAAGCTACCCTCACCAAGCACGGCGTGGGCAGTTCCACACAGACCGTTGCTGCAGGCGCTGCCATTGACGAATTCTACTTCACTATCGCAGGTGCTACTGGCGCAACCGTCAAAGGCCTCCCCGAAGGTGTAAGCGGCACCTTGAAGGGTTCCGACTTCTACATCTCCGGAACTGTTTCTGCAAACGCTCCCGCAGGCGATTACAAGTGGACCATCACCACAACCGGCGGAAACAATACCGCAACAAAGAGCGGGACCTTTACTGTTACGAACGATTCTGCACCTGCAGCATCCTCCAGCAGCGTCACTCCCGAAAGCAGTTCCGCAAGCGTTCCTGCCAGCTCCAGCGATGTACAGCCAGCATCCAGCAGCACTCCGGAAAACGAGCCCGTAATCGAATCCAGCAGTTCTGCAGAAGAACCTTCTGTTGAATCCAGTTCTTCCGTAGAAGAAGACCAGGCAATTCGCCAGGTTGCAGCCATCAACTTCAAAGTTTCCATCACCGGCCTCACCCTGGTCGTGCATGGGGCTGCCGGCAGCACCCTCCACATTATGGACATGCAGGGCCGCCACATTTTCGGACGCTACATCCAGACAAACAACTTTGATGTAACCCTCCCCCATGCAGGCTCCTACCTAGTCCGTGTGGGCAAAACAACCAAGAGAATTTCTCTCAAGTAA
- a CDS encoding pseudouridine synthase, whose amino-acid sequence MSKVILFNKPFGVLSQFTPESGHPALDTFGFPPGVYAAGRLDHDSEGALLLTDNGKLIKKLLDPKFEHPRTYLAQVDGQITEEAVGKLCKGVDIKGYHTKPCRARIVPAPDWIWDRNPPVRFRANIPTSWVELTLIEGKNRQVRHMTAAVGFPTLRLVRVKIGNIPLGDLLPGEWRVVTEKVI is encoded by the coding sequence ATGTCCAAGGTCATTCTGTTCAACAAGCCTTTTGGCGTATTAAGCCAGTTTACGCCGGAGTCGGGCCACCCCGCTCTGGACACCTTCGGCTTTCCGCCGGGAGTGTACGCCGCAGGCCGCCTGGATCATGACAGCGAAGGGGCTCTCCTGTTGACCGACAATGGGAAGCTCATCAAGAAATTGCTGGATCCAAAATTCGAACACCCCCGAACATACCTCGCCCAGGTCGATGGACAAATTACGGAAGAAGCCGTGGGCAAGCTCTGCAAAGGCGTAGACATCAAGGGGTATCACACCAAGCCCTGCCGCGCGCGAATCGTGCCCGCCCCCGATTGGATTTGGGACCGCAATCCGCCGGTTCGCTTCCGCGCAAACATTCCCACCAGTTGGGTGGAGCTCACCCTCATCGAAGGCAAGAACCGCCAGGTCCGCCATATGACAGCCGCCGTGGGATTCCCCACCCTTCGCCTGGTCCGCGTAAAAATCGGCAACATCCCCCTGGGTGATTTGCTGCCAGGTGAATGGCGGGTTGTAACGGAGAAAGTGATTTAA
- a CDS encoding Fic family protein, with translation MVNSDRSIDGIVAMLLDATQNFKKALTAKRLFGWHASLFPTGFSGIYKIDVGKYRKHEMQVVSGGIGRERVHYEAPMPSVIKAEMDVFLKWLNANNMDLTLKSGIAHFWFVVIHPFDDGNGRIARALSDYLLAQSDNSEKRFYSLSAQILTEKKEYYRVLELTQQNDADITEWLVWYLNCLKHALENSENSIAKILNKTHFWDRIKDVPINERQRLMINKLLEGFDGKLKSSKWAKITKCSEDTALRDIKDLVSKSILKQEDAGGRSTSYMLVE, from the coding sequence ATGGTCAATTCAGACAGAAGCATCGACGGCATCGTCGCCATGCTCCTTGACGCAACACAAAACTTCAAGAAAGCGCTTACCGCCAAAAGATTATTCGGATGGCACGCTTCCCTCTTCCCCACTGGTTTCAGCGGCATCTACAAGATTGACGTAGGCAAGTACCGCAAACACGAGATGCAGGTGGTTTCCGGAGGCATCGGCAGAGAACGAGTCCATTACGAAGCCCCTATGCCAAGCGTCATCAAAGCCGAGATGGACGTATTTCTAAAATGGCTAAACGCAAACAACATGGATTTGACTTTGAAGTCAGGCATAGCTCATTTTTGGTTTGTAGTCATCCACCCTTTTGACGATGGTAACGGACGCATTGCACGAGCCCTGTCAGACTATCTGCTAGCACAATCCGATAACTCCGAAAAACGCTTTTACAGCCTGTCGGCGCAAATTCTCACCGAGAAAAAAGAATACTATCGAGTTCTTGAGCTAACTCAGCAAAACGATGCGGACATCACCGAATGGCTTGTCTGGTATTTGAATTGTCTGAAGCACGCCCTGGAAAATAGCGAGAATAGCATCGCCAAAATACTTAATAAAACCCACTTCTGGGACCGCATCAAAGACGTGCCTATCAACGAACGCCAGCGCCTAATGATTAACAAACTGTTAGAAGGTTTTGATGGAAAATTAAAATCATCCAAGTGGGCAAAAATCACAAAATGCTCCGAGGACACTGCCCTCCGCGACATCAAGGATCTTGTCTCAAAAAGTATCCTGAAGCAGGAAGACGCTGGCGGCAGAAGCACCAGCTATATGCTGGTAGAATAA
- a CDS encoding fumarate hydratase produces the protein MEFKYEATVQHTGDTTEYVNLGKEGVSVTEFEGKKILKVSKEALTKIAQAAFEEVSFRLRPAHTAKVAKILQDPEASDNDKFVALTLLKNACVAAKGVLPFCQDTGTAICVAHKGQQVWTGCDDFEAISEGIFNAYTTKNLRYSQIAPLTMYEEKNTACNLPAQIDIHAEEGADMKFLFVAKGGGSANKTYYWPMTKALLTPKNLEKFISEKVKTLGTAACPPYHLAIVIGGTSAEMNTHTVKLASCGYYDDLPTTGSEGGRMFRDVEMEEKVLHICQKTGIGAQFGGKYLVHDVRVIRCPRHAASCPVSIGVSCSADRNIKAKIDENGLWLEKMEHNPEQYLPKGEAVKIADPVEIDLDRPMKDVCADLTKYPVATRLNLKGTMIVARDMAHAKIAEILDKQEAGQELSDIEKKVLEVVSNHPIYYAGPAKTPEGMPTGSFGPTTAGRMDPYVMRFQSKGHSMIMVAKGNRSQDVTDACQKFGGFYLGSIGGPAAILAEQNILSNDIVAFPELGMEAIRKITIKNFPAFILVDDKGNDFFKGLL, from the coding sequence ATGGAATTCAAGTACGAAGCAACCGTCCAGCACACGGGTGACACCACTGAATACGTAAATCTCGGCAAGGAAGGCGTTTCCGTAACCGAATTCGAAGGCAAGAAGATCCTGAAGGTTTCTAAGGAAGCCCTCACCAAGATCGCTCAGGCTGCTTTCGAAGAAGTCAGCTTCCGCCTTCGCCCGGCTCACACCGCCAAGGTGGCTAAGATCCTCCAGGATCCCGAAGCTTCCGACAACGACAAGTTTGTCGCCCTCACCCTTTTGAAGAACGCTTGCGTCGCTGCAAAGGGCGTGCTCCCGTTCTGCCAGGACACCGGTACCGCTATCTGCGTTGCCCACAAGGGCCAGCAAGTCTGGACCGGCTGCGATGACTTCGAAGCAATTTCCGAAGGTATCTTCAACGCCTATACTACCAAGAACCTCCGCTACAGCCAGATCGCTCCTCTGACCATGTACGAAGAAAAGAACACCGCCTGCAACCTGCCGGCACAGATCGACATCCACGCCGAAGAAGGTGCCGACATGAAGTTCCTCTTCGTTGCCAAGGGCGGTGGCTCTGCCAACAAGACTTACTACTGGCCCATGACCAAGGCCCTCCTCACCCCGAAGAACCTGGAAAAGTTCATCTCCGAAAAGGTGAAGACTCTCGGTACTGCAGCTTGCCCGCCGTACCACCTGGCTATCGTCATCGGCGGTACTTCTGCTGAAATGAACACCCATACCGTTAAGCTGGCTAGCTGCGGTTACTACGATGACCTTCCGACCACAGGTTCCGAAGGCGGCCGTATGTTCCGCGACGTGGAAATGGAAGAAAAGGTTCTCCACATCTGCCAGAAGACTGGCATCGGCGCTCAGTTCGGCGGCAAGTACCTGGTTCACGACGTTCGCGTGATCCGCTGCCCCCGCCACGCTGCTAGCTGCCCGGTTTCCATCGGTGTTAGCTGCTCTGCTGACCGTAACATCAAGGCTAAGATCGACGAAAACGGTCTCTGGCTCGAAAAGATGGAACACAATCCGGAACAGTACCTGCCCAAGGGCGAAGCTGTGAAGATTGCTGATCCTGTGGAAATTGATCTGGACCGCCCCATGAAGGATGTCTGCGCAGACCTGACCAAGTATCCGGTTGCAACTCGCCTGAACCTGAAGGGCACCATGATTGTGGCTCGCGACATGGCTCACGCAAAGATTGCTGAAATCCTCGACAAGCAGGAAGCTGGCCAGGAACTCTCCGACATCGAAAAGAAGGTGCTGGAAGTTGTCTCCAACCATCCGATCTACTACGCCGGTCCGGCTAAGACTCCGGAAGGCATGCCCACTGGTTCCTTCGGCCCGACAACTGCTGGCCGTATGGACCCGTATGTAATGCGCTTCCAGAGCAAGGGCCACTCCATGATCATGGTGGCTAAGGGCAACCGCTCTCAGGATGTTACCGACGCTTGCCAGAAGTTTGGCGGCTTCTACCTGGGCTCCATCGGCGGTCCGGCTGCAATCCTTGCTGAACAGAACATCCTGTCCAACGACATCGTGGCCTTCCCGGAACTGGGCATGGAAGCAATCCGCAAGATCACCATCAAGAACTTCCCCGCCTTCATCCTCGTTGATGACAAGGGCAACGACTTCTTTAAGGGTCTCCTTTAA